From the Gouania willdenowi chromosome 19, fGouWil2.1, whole genome shotgun sequence genome, one window contains:
- the LOC114481737 gene encoding cytohesin-1-like isoform X2, with the protein MVLKSEDGVVPNDLSPEEKQELESIRRRKHELLQDIKRLKDEIAEVTNEIENLGLTEERKSMQRNKQMAIGRKKFNMDPTKGIRFLIDSSLLKNTRVDIAQFLYKGEGLNKTAIGDYLGERDDFNIEVLHAFLDLHEFTDLNLVQALRQFLWSFRLPGEAQKIDRMMEAFAQRYCHCNPGVFQSTDTCYVLSFAVIMLNTSLHNPNVKDKPSVQRFTAMNRGINDGGDLPEDLLRNLYDSIKNEPFKIPEDDGNDLTHTFFNPDREGWLLKLGGRVKTWKRRWFILTDNCLYYFEYTTDKEPRGIIPLENLSIREVEDAKKPNCFELFIPNHRDQVIKACKTEADGRVVEGNHTFYRISAPTTEEKDEWINSIKAAISKDPFYEMLAARKKKVSTLKGL; encoded by the exons AGGCTGAAGGATGAGATAGCAGAGGTGACCAATGAGATCGAGAATCTGGGCTTGACTGAGGAGAG gAAAAGCATGCAGAGGAACAAACAGATGGCCATTGGCCGAAAGAAGTTCAACATGGATCCTACTAAG GGGATTCGCTTCCTCATCGACAGCTCGTTGCTGAAAAACACGAGGGTCGACATCGCTCAGTTTCTCTACAAAGGAGAAGGGCTGAATAAGACGGCCATCGGCGACTACCTGGGAGAAAG AGACGACTTCAACATCGAGGTTCTTCACGCCTTCCTGGACTTGCACGAGTTCACGGATCTGAACCTGGTTCAGGCTCTCAGGCAGTTCCTGTGGAGCTTCCGTCTGCCGGGCGAGGCTCAGAAGATCGACCGCATGATGGAGGCGTTCGCCCAGCGCTACTGCCACTGCAACCCTGGAGTGTTCCAGAGCACGG ATACTTGTTACGTGCTGTCGTTTGCTGTGATTATGCTGAACACCAGCCTACACAACCCAAATGTGAAGGACAAGCCTTCAGTTCAGAGGTTCACAGCCATGAACAGAGGCATCAACGATGGAGGCGACCTGCCAGAGGACCTCCTCagg AATCTGTACGACAGCATCAAGAACGAACCCTTCAAGATCCCCGAGGACGACGGGAAcgacctcacacacacattttttaacccCGACAGAGAAGGATGGCTCCTAAAGCTCG GTGGACGGGTGAAGACCTGGAAGAGACGCTGGTTCATCCTCACTGATAACTGCCTCTACTACTTTGAATACACCACA GACAAGGAACCCAGAGGGATTATCCCACTGGAAAATCTAAGCATCAGAGAAGTCGAAGACGCTAAGAAACCG AACTGCTTCGAGCTCTTCATCCCCAACCACAGAGATCAGGTGATCAAAGCCTGTAAGACGGAGGCCGACGGCCGCGTCGTCGAGGGAAACCACACGTTTTACAGAATCTCCGCCCCGACCACAGAGGAGAAAGACGAATGGATCAACAGCATCAA AGCCGCCATTAGCAAAGACCCGTTCTACGAGATGTTAGCGGCACGGAAGAAGAAGGTTTCCACTCTGAAGGGTCTGTAG
- the LOC114481737 gene encoding cytohesin-1-like isoform X3, which produces MQRNKQMAIGRKKFNMDPTKGIRFLIDSSLLKNTRVDIAQFLYKGEGLNKTAIGDYLGERDDFNIEVLHAFLDLHEFTDLNLVQALRQFLWSFRLPGEAQKIDRMMEAFAQRYCHCNPGVFQSTDTCYVLSFAVIMLNTSLHNPNVKDKPSVQRFTAMNRGINDGGDLPEDLLRNLYDSIKNEPFKIPEDDGNDLTHTFFNPDREGWLLKLGGGRVKTWKRRWFILTDNCLYYFEYTTDKEPRGIIPLENLSIREVEDAKKPNCFELFIPNHRDQVIKACKTEADGRVVEGNHTFYRISAPTTEEKDEWINSIKAAISKDPFYEMLAARKKKVSTLKGL; this is translated from the exons ATGCAGAGGAACAAACAGATGGCCATTGGCCGAAAGAAGTTCAACATGGATCCTACTAAG GGGATTCGCTTCCTCATCGACAGCTCGTTGCTGAAAAACACGAGGGTCGACATCGCTCAGTTTCTCTACAAAGGAGAAGGGCTGAATAAGACGGCCATCGGCGACTACCTGGGAGAAAG AGACGACTTCAACATCGAGGTTCTTCACGCCTTCCTGGACTTGCACGAGTTCACGGATCTGAACCTGGTTCAGGCTCTCAGGCAGTTCCTGTGGAGCTTCCGTCTGCCGGGCGAGGCTCAGAAGATCGACCGCATGATGGAGGCGTTCGCCCAGCGCTACTGCCACTGCAACCCTGGAGTGTTCCAGAGCACGG ATACTTGTTACGTGCTGTCGTTTGCTGTGATTATGCTGAACACCAGCCTACACAACCCAAATGTGAAGGACAAGCCTTCAGTTCAGAGGTTCACAGCCATGAACAGAGGCATCAACGATGGAGGCGACCTGCCAGAGGACCTCCTCagg AATCTGTACGACAGCATCAAGAACGAACCCTTCAAGATCCCCGAGGACGACGGGAAcgacctcacacacacattttttaacccCGACAGAGAAGGATGGCTCCTAAAGCTCGG AGGTGGACGGGTGAAGACCTGGAAGAGACGCTGGTTCATCCTCACTGATAACTGCCTCTACTACTTTGAATACACCACA GACAAGGAACCCAGAGGGATTATCCCACTGGAAAATCTAAGCATCAGAGAAGTCGAAGACGCTAAGAAACCG AACTGCTTCGAGCTCTTCATCCCCAACCACAGAGATCAGGTGATCAAAGCCTGTAAGACGGAGGCCGACGGCCGCGTCGTCGAGGGAAACCACACGTTTTACAGAATCTCCGCCCCGACCACAGAGGAGAAAGACGAATGGATCAACAGCATCAA AGCCGCCATTAGCAAAGACCCGTTCTACGAGATGTTAGCGGCACGGAAGAAGAAGGTTTCCACTCTGAAGGGTCTGTAG
- the pgs1 gene encoding CDP-diacylglycerol--glycerol-3-phosphate 3-phosphatidyltransferase, mitochondrial gives MAASMSWRRLMHSVYSPAMAGVFTRITDRIFRARDRRGGSSVLLLAPLLAETDPKPCSFAKPLRSAGAHGAHGLSSHFQWMAEHVPAFRVPGTHVHILTSPDQFYQTMKARIKTAQRRVVMASLYLGTGQLEQELVDFLEEALQRSQESSRSPELRVSVLLDYTRGSRGQINSRTMLLPLLKRFTSQMRVSLYHTPDLRGLLRLLVPQRFNETIGVQHIKVYLFDDSVIISGANLSDSYFTNRQDRYVLLENCKGVADFFCDLVEAVGDVSLQLQPDDSVHMEEGMVHPYKGNRQEFSAAAKKRIMEVVNTAQARQQMLNWSEESEDEGVSEGEDDTWVFPLVQMKPLGISVDEQVTQRLLTDVAPDSTVFLTSGYFNLTRAYMQLVLGAGASYRILTASPEVNGFFGAKGVAGAIPAAYVHIARQFYNQVCQLGQQQRVHLHEYHRSQWTFHAKGLWYYLQGQPRPCLTLIGSPNFGYRSVHRDLEAQIAIVTENEELQSQLQEEQQMLYQRSSEVSPSTFDRPDRYVKLWVKLVTPLIKNFF, from the exons ATGGCGGCTTCCATGTCCTGGAGGAGGCTAATGCACTCCGTGTACTCTCCGGCAATGGCCGGAGTGTTTACCCGGATTACAGATCGAATATTCCGTGCCCGGGACCGGAGGGGAGG GTCCTCTGTGCTGCTCCTGGCCCCCCTGCTGGCTGAAACGGACCCTAAACCCTGTAGCTTCGCCAAGCCCTTGAGGTCAGCGGGTGCTCACGGTGCACATGGTCTCTCTAGTCATTTCCAATGGATGGCGGAGCACGTCCCTGCCTTCAGGGTTCCGGGGACACACGTCCACATACTGACCTCGCCCGACCAGTTTTACCAGACCATGAAG GCGCGTATCAAGACGGCACAGAGACGAGTGGTGATGGCTTCTTTGTATCTGGGAACGGGTCAGCTGGAGCAGGAGCTG GTGGACTTCCTGGAGGAAGCTCTCCAACGATCACAGGAAAGCAGCAGATCCCCCGAGCTAAGAGTGTCCGTCCTGCTGGATTACACGCGTGGATCCAGAG GGCAGATAAATTCCAGGACAATGCTGCTGCCTCTACTGAAGCGCTTCACCTCCCAGATGCGAGTGTCTCTGTATCACACGCCCGACTTAAGGGGCCTCCTGCGGCTGCTCGTGCCGCAGCGCTTCAACGAGACCATCGGAGTCCAGCACATCAAAGTCTACCTGTTTGACGACAGCGTCATCATCAGCGG ggCCAACCTGAGCGACTCATACTTCACCAACAGACAGGACCGCTACGTGCTGCTGGAGAACTGCAAAGGGGTCGCTGACTTCTTCTGTGACCTGGTGGAGGCGGTGGGCGACGTTTCCCTGCAGCTTCAGCCCGACGACTCGGTGCACATGGAGGAAGGCATGGTGCACCCGTACAAAG GAAACCGGCAAGAATTCTCAGCCGCGGCGAAGAAGCGGATCATGGAAGTGGTGAACACGGCACAAGCTCGCCAGCAGATGCTGAACTGGTCGGAGGAGTCGGAAGACGAGGGTGTGAGCGAGGGCGAGGACGACACGTGGGTGTTTCCTCTGGTGCAGATGAAACCTCTGGGAATCAGTGTGGACGAACAGGTGACGCAG CGTTTGTTGACGGATGTGGCGCCCGACTCCACCGTCTTCCTGACGTCGGGTTACTTTAACCTGACTCGGGCCTACATGCAGCTGGTCCTGGGGGCGGGGGCCAGTTACCGTATCCTGACGGCCTCCCCTGAGGTCAACGGTTTCTTTGGGGCCAAGGGCGTCGCTGGGGCCATTCCAGCGGCTTACGTCCACATCGCCCGGCAGTTTTACAACCAGGTGTGTCAGCTGGGCCAACAACAGAGAGTTCACTTGCACGAGTACCATCGGTCGCAGTGGACCTTTCACGCCAAAG GTCTGTGGTATTACCTCCAGGGGCAACCGCGGCCCTGCCTCACTCTGATTGGCTCACCCAATTTCGGTTACCGCTCGGTTCATCGTGACCTGGAGGCACAGATCGCCATAGTAACGGAGAATGAGGAGCTGCAGAGCCAGCTacaggag GAGCAGCAGATGTTGTACCAGCGCTCCTCAGAGGTGTCCCCCTCCACGTTTGATCGGCCCGACCGCTACGTCAAGCTGTGGGTCAAACTCGTCACTCCACTCATCAAGAATTTCTTCTGA